One genomic window of Branchiostoma lanceolatum isolate klBraLanc5 chromosome 5, klBraLanc5.hap2, whole genome shotgun sequence includes the following:
- the LOC136434538 gene encoding CMP-N-acetylneuraminate-poly-alpha-2,8-sialyltransferase-like, translated as MKKVKSKQGGFMKPPWSKSFNVTEEFLKLIPNESPLKHRHFNTCAVVGNSGLLLNSSCGQEIDSMDFVIRCNLPQIEGYEKDVGSKANFTTMNPSMVSPIAINFGQRQDNKTQNDYDRLLRRLKQLGDQILYVPALTSPSGETYVRVIVQVVLQHKLPVKTAFPPAGINSLMKKIWTDAGFKIREHRPSTGVHMYTLAATICDQIHLYGFYPFSEDTRGRALRYHYYDTKKMIKKGIHNLPEEFRVFQQLHQRGAVVLHIEPCH; from the exons ATGAAGAAGGTTAAGtcgaagcaaggaggttttatgaaacctccttggtcgaaGTCATTCAACGTCACCGAGGAATTCTTGAAGTTGATCCCAAACGAATCACCTTTGAAACACCGCCATTTTAACACATGTGCAGTCGTAGGAAACTCTGGCCTTCTGTTGAACAGTAGCTGCGGTCAAGAAATCGACTCCATGGACTTCGTCATACGGTGTAACCTGCCTCAAATCGAAGGTTACGAGAAAGATGTCGGCTCCAAGGCGAACTTTACTACTATGAACCCGTCGATGGTCTCGCCAATCGCCATAAACTTCGGACAACGgcaggacaacaaaacacagaatgaTTACGATCGGTTGTTGCGGCGTCTGAAGCAACTTGGCGACCAGATCTTGTACGTACCCGCTTTAACGTCTCCGTCTGGAGAGACGTACGTGAGGGTTATCGTACAGGTTGTTCTCCAACACAAACTGCCAGTTAAGACTGCCTTTCCACCGGCGGGAATCAACAGTCTCATGAAAAA AATTTGGACAGACGCTGGCTTTAAAATCCGCGAGCACCGACCTTCAACAGGTGTTCACATGTACACCCTGGCTGCCACCATCTGCGACCAGATCCACTTGTACGGCTTCTATCCGTTCAGCGAGGATACACGAGGCAGGGCGCTGCGGTATCACTACTACGACACGAAGAAGATGATCAAGAAAGGGATTCACAACTTGCCGGAGGAATTTAGGGTATTTCAGCAGCTCCACCAGCGGGGTGCAGTGGTACTGCACATAGAACCATGCCATTGA